CTCCAAAGCGAATTTATCGCGATCTTTTTCTGGTGATGGAAATAGAATTCTTCGTTTAGAGGGTTTTGGATTCGGTTCAACAATGCTGGGAATGCTAGTAAACTGTATCATTGTAGTGATGAGATTTTCGGATTGAATCATATTTTCCGCATCATGCAAATATTAAATTCCTTCATAAATACTTCAGGGTAGATGTGCAAATTTCATGACAAAAAACTGCGGAattattttcctatttttgctacatatatcaaaatatttttggatcgGTAGCCTACTTTGATACCTTGACAACCCCAAAGAAATCGAGATTGTCAATTTAACGTTATTTAATTTACTGATATTCTCAAGTAATTGGAATAACTTCAATTAAGTGGAAACTATTCAAACAGTCCTCACCTTTCTTTGGCATTTTGGCTCTAGCCTCTTCGTACTTCTGTTGATCAGGGATGTAGTCGTTTAAGATCTTCTTCCTCTCGATCTTCTTGAGTGACTGTTCCTTCTGCTTTCGATCGTCCTCCTCTTTCGCCTTTTTTTCACTGTGAACTTCTCGTTTAAATTGTTTGATTTCCTTTCGAATCTCTTCCGCTTTCTTCTTTCGCTCGTCATGACGGTCTTTCCCCAAGTAATACTCGTCATCCGAGTGGTCAGAAGCATCTGCGTACGTTGGCTCCGCTTTTTTCTTTTGcgatgaatttttatctttcaatTTGTCGAAAATTCGCTGTTTCATCTCCCTGGAACcaacaaaaattatatttaaaattatttaaaattattattattgcaaCTGTCTCTTTTAATTTGGATTCAGTTCACCAAATTAGaagagaaaatgaataaacaaatttcttacGCAGTCTCCTTCCTCCTCCTTTCGATTTCCTCCTCATCCTGGGCCTCCCCATCGCTCTCCCAATCACTGCTCCTATCCACCTTTTTCTTTTTGCTTGGAGGTCCAGAGGGCTCAACAGCTGGAGCACTACTCAGACTGGAGTCACCTGGGTTATCATGCGCCGATTTTCCCCGGCCTTTTAACTTCTTACTGAGGACGTCAGACTCCTCCTCGTCCTCCTCAGCCTCGGTCCCGAAGGACAGCAGTTTAAAATTCTTAACACCAGATTTCTTCGCTTTTTTGGTCTCCTTTGACTCCTTATCGGTGGTGATGTGTCTCGGGACGATGTCGTTGAAGGGATTAATCAGGACCTCCGTTCTGATCACCTTCTGGGGGTACTGGGGCCTCTCATTGCTGTCCACGAGGGCATCCTCCAGCTTCAACATGTTGTAAATTGTATCGCCAGCGACTTTACCAAAAATCGTGTGTTTATTTTGCAATTCTGGAGTCGCTGAGAATGTAAAGAAAAATTGGGAACCGTTATCGTCTTTCCCCGCGTTCGCCATGGCCAGGAGACCCCGCCGACAGAAACGAAGTCTTGTATGGAACTCATCCTGAAGGATAATAGAATTGTCTAGTCAGTGGAAAGTtgagtgaattattttttaggtTCTAGAGGGAATATAAGGGGGGGTTACCTTGAAGGGCTGTCCATAGATGCTCTCTCCACCTTCTCCAGTGCCAGTAGGATCCCCTCCCTGGACTATAAACCCCTTGACGAGTCTGTGGAATATCGTGTCGTTGTAGTATCCCTCCATACACAACTGGATGAAGTTTCTACATGCTTTGGGAGCTTCCTTCGTCCACAGCTCCAGGTCCAGGTCGCCCACCGATGTTTTCATCatcacctgaaaaaaaaatcgtgtgtCATTCTAGTTCTACTTTTGTCTTCTTCAAAATAAGAAGAAATCATTGAAACCCTGTTCTAAACTTTGTCAAATCATGAATTAGAGGGTAgaatctcaataaaaatccaagaaattttcgaaaacgttgacaaaaattacctttccGGTGGTTGGAGGCTCCTGAATGTATATATTActcatttttcctcttcaaTGTTTAAAAAGACTAATAACAACTATTAAAatccgtttaaaaattccgcACACGAAACACGTCCGTGTCGATGCTCTTGTTTATCTACACTGACGAGTGACGACCATCTTGGATCCTCTGCGCCGTCCCGACCAATCCAATCTTCAACGACTCACGCAGTTGTTGTACTCCCTCCACTACTACCACTACCAACAGCTGAGAGCtcgttattttcattcaatggtTAGAAATCTGTTGATTGGTGCCTGGCAACGTGATATGCCGGTTGTATAAATTCTGTACATTGTCACAAAATCAGCTAAAATGGACATAGACAAGACGATTGTCATTCAGAAGCAGGTGCGAGAGAATGCCGAGACTCTTCACAATGAATTTTTGGATTTAACAAATTGGGAGCAGCAGATGAAAAAAGTTGACATGGAACTCAAGGACGTTGGCCCTGATTCGAGTCAGGTATTCAATCCATGTTATTATTTACTGGCCCTTTTACACTTGTTTTGAGTGATGGAACATTCGGGAGGTTCCTCTGGGGATTGATGTTATTATTCAGCAATGTTATGCCACACTTGGTGAATTTTTCGTCGtcgaggaaaaattatcaatccaTTTTGTACCacaggaaaatatttgattaattaaatattcattcaatatttttgcaacaattttctgagtccaaattaaaatattgcCGAAaggctatttatttatttatgaattatatCTAACAAAAGCTTGCCACTGATGGTAATTTTAATATTCCTGATAAAATTCTGCTTTTTTGAACTGTTAATTGATTCGGGTACCCATCATTTATTGCTTATTAAGTGGAAATACATGAATGAGTCACTGAAGTGATTAAacactgaattttttactgTCCCGACCTGCATAAATCACAGTTAATGAATGTCTAGCAGGCATTACCCCCaataagaagaaaaaagaCATCAAGGTCCAAGTCCAAGAACAAAGACACCAGCAGCAAATCGAAGCGTATAAAATCGTATGATTACTTAGCGTGGGAGAATTTTGACGTGGTGAGTTAAATTTCCCTCATATCCGCGAATAATCCGTCTTAATTGATTATGCTGTGGATTAACAGGACAAAGCGTGCGAAGAAATCGATAAGGAAAATGAGTCTGAGGACTCGGGGGAGGAGACGTTGAGTAAAGAGGAGCTTGAGAAAAATCATGAGGAGGCGAATAAGCACAAAGTCATGGGGAATGCCTATGTGAAGCAGCAGAAGTGGGATAAAGCGATGGCCTGCTATGGCGAAGCGATTAAAGTCTTCCCATACGACGCAGTTTTCTGGGCTAACCGAGCCCTTTGTCATCTAAAAATGGATAAGCACGTGTCTCAAATGAATATGttttcttttgaaatttgACAAATCAATAACTCTCAAATTACTCCAAAATTCTACgactataaaatttattagaaaaaccatgaaaatttctagaattaattaatttttctaagaAATTCGTCTcagggaaattaattatttcctatGCTGCAGTTTATTTTCAGCAGAGTCAGATTGCACATCAGCTATCCAACGAGATGAGCATTACGTCAAAGCTTATCATCGACGAGCAACAGCCAGAATAGCTCTGAAACAGTACGCAGAAGCTATTCAGGACATAAAGTCCCTTTTGAGTCTCGAGGCTGACAACAAAGAAGCTAAGAGAATGCTTGCCATTGCTCAAAAGGCACTCGACAATTCCGAGGtgtgaaaaatcaaataatttcccGTTCTCTCGTGTATTTTCAGTATTCAATTACTTCTTTCTCATAGCCAGTACTTTTAAAGAGCACCAAAACGAAAGATTCAAAGGCTCAGCCTGAGAAACCAACGATTACTCTCAAGATTGTTGATGTACATAAGACAAAAAAGAGTGCTGAGAAATTTCTGAATGACAACTATTTGATAACTGAAGCGGACAATGAGGAAAATGGTAATAAGGTTGACAGAGAGACTCCCAAGCATAGAGATTGGCTGCCGAATGTTGGGGATGATGTTGAGGAGATTGAGACAATCGATAAATTGCCACATCAAAGATCGAAggtaaatttcatgattttgttTAATTCTCCACtgctgagaagaaaaaaaaaattcaacgtgTCATTTCTTACCCCAGAAACCTGTGAGACCAATTCATATAGTAATCACTGAAGTGCCTAAGCCATCCATGGACTCCCACGAATGTGAATCAGAGGCTAAATCTCCTGCGAAAAGTCCCAAAGAGCCACCAAAAGGGTTTTCAATACAAGAAATGAATCTACCCCCAATTCCTAGGACAGCAGTTCAATTTGTACTGAATTGGAAAGCAAATAAGTCACCTGAATTCCGCTATCACTACTTAAAGGTGACAATTCTGATTTCCTCATTTTACTTTTCTCTAACAATTattcttttattctttattggACATTTTCCAAACAAGAATATTTGTTTCgagttttaaataattaggtGATTGGCTTTCTTTGCAGCAAATTCCCGTAGAATCAATTCCAAAACTTTTTCAAGATTCTATGGAGTTTGACATCTTCAGTGAGATTCTGAAGGTCCTCTTGACGCACTTTGTTCCTAACAAGGATTCAGTCTTTCCTTACCTCAATCATCTGTCCGAGATTAAGAGGTTCAGGACGTTGACGATGTTCATGTcgaaaaaagagaaagaagGTAACCGTCATAGCTGCATCCAATAATTCTAAAAAGTTTTACCGTTCACGAAAGAATCTGCAAGAactttttatcgaaattcagaagttctaaaattttgggacaaatttatgaaacaatttttttttctttagacTTGGAAGAACTGCTCATCTACTGTAGAAAAACAGAGGACGACTTAGAGGCTGAAATTGATGCTCTGTATTCCAAATACGAATTATGGGTATGAAGATACCAGGGGAGATCTAACAGACCGTTCTACTAGCGTTAAAAGCAAGTAAAAACTCCAAACTTTATGCAGATTATTTTTAAAGAGTTTAAGAGAGTTTAAGAAATAACTATCATTCAATCAATCATTGCTAAcgattttataaattgaaacTCATTGGTGCAGTTCTGACATAATTTGCCTTCCggcaattaaattgaaattgaattaatcaaccagtttaatttttttgtaacatTTTCTTTTGTTCCCAAAAGTTTCCTCAGACATTGATCCTCATCCAAGTATTGCAGGAAATTAACGAATAATTAGGGATGTAAATGAGGGGTTAAACCAAATAACGTGTAGAAAAgttcctaaaaaaatatttctacgaTATGCTCTTCTATTCTAACTCATGTTCAAGGTAATTAGTCAAGTATTTTTCGTAGGAGTTTGTTTATCTCAAAACACTTTAACAATTAGTGAACACTTTGTGCCAAATAGCTCCACATTAAAAAACGACCACCTTCGTTCCTTAATGGCTGAATTTGATTAATTCCGACTGATTACGTGGGTGCGTGAATGTTTGCAATAGGCGCATGTGCAGTGAGGTACCTCCGCTAAATCCACGAAACCCTCGAGTTACCATATTGTCACTGCGCGCAGCTGTTCAGCAATTTAATTCCCTAAAAAACCTAGATCAAGAACTCTGGAAAATTTACTTCGCCACTCAAAGATTCATCACTCAAGAAAACGATTGCGCATAGGTTCGATTCCGTCGTCCCTACCATTGTCAAGattatttcgaaaataaaatcgtCAGCAGTGGGGATTGTCTTCTGGCGGCGAGGACAGACACTAAAAAATAAAGACAAACTGAATTTTATTCCGCGCCTTCACTCCAATAAGTTCGAATGTCTTGTTACGTGGGCACTGTGATTATTAGATTTATCAATCGTTTATCGCTGAAATGAGGCACATTGTGGCGCTCGATGTGGGAACCACAACTGTACGCGCTCATGTTTTTGATGAGAATGCTGTCACTCTTGGAAGTTTTGTACAAAAGGTTTGTGTATTTATCATTGTTTGGTTTAGGTGGTGGTGAGGAAGTGATAAAAACCTTCGTTTATAGATTATCTTCAGGGTTCAGGCCACATTCTTGTCTATTGTCCAtagatttttatgtttttcactGAATCAGATTTATTTGATATGAGAAGGAACTTTGatgatttatttcataaattatattCTTCCATCTCATTATCCTGTATTACACTTTTTTGCGATGGGCTGCTGACATTATTGAGGACCCACGAAGCTCGATAAATCGATGTATTTGAACATAATTCCTGAATGTGTTTTCGATGCTCACACGATGGTCCTGCATAGCTCAGTGTACATAATATATTTAGCAAAGTTGCTGCTCAATCAGTCGAGAGAGCAGGCCCCATCACGTGCTCATTTAATTGCCCCAAAAGTTGTGGTTGCCGTATAAAACCGGTACCTCAAGGTAAACATCCAACAGTAGTTTccaggaaaattttcttcgTTCATAAAACAAATGCTCGTTCATTTCTACTCCATCACtgcgattattgttcattTGTGACGAATACCTTttgtcacaattttttattgtcatgtTCGTTACTGTCGGTTGGATGATAATTACGCGATGGGATTGTCTGAAGTCTCTTTTGATCGAAAGGTCGAGCTGATATATCCGAGACCTGTTTTTGTGGAAATCGACCCCGATCAACTCTGGAGTGCAG
This DNA window, taken from Diachasmimorpha longicaudata isolate KC_UGA_2023 chromosome 8, iyDiaLong2, whole genome shotgun sequence, encodes the following:
- the LOC135165539 gene encoding spliceosome-associated protein CWC27 homolog; the encoded protein is MSNIYIQEPPTTGKVMMKTSVGDLDLELWTKEAPKACRNFIQLCMEGYYNDTIFHRLVKGFIVQGGDPTGTGEGGESIYGQPFKDEFHTRLRFCRRGLLAMANAGKDDNGSQFFFTFSATPELQNKHTIFGKVAGDTIYNMLKLEDALVDSNERPQYPQKVIRTEVLINPFNDIVPRHITTDKESKETKKAKKSGVKNFKLLSFGTEAEEDEEESDVLSKKLKGRGKSAHDNPGDSSLSSAPAVEPSGPPSKKKKVDRSSDWESDGEAQDEEEIERRRKETAEMKQRIFDKLKDKNSSQKKKAEPTYADASDHSDDEYYLGKDRHDERKKKAEEIRKEIKQFKREVHSEKKAKEEDDRKQKEQSLKKIERKKILNDYIPDQQKYEEARAKMPKKEKDRDKFALELLNRFKTKLNSKKMESQPTEGSPYDTPDDGDETDDSWMMHRLQCEEKNPVLAKDASTKADDWFEIYDPRNPLNKRRRGESSSARDNNRRDKLSKR
- the LOC135165537 gene encoding RNA polymerase II-associated protein 3 isoform X2, which encodes MDIDKTIVIQKQVRENAETLHNEFLDLTNWEQQMKKVDMELKDVGPDSSQALPPIRRKKTSRSKSKNKDTSSKSKRIKSYDYLAWENFDVDKACEEIDKENESEDSGEETLSKEELEKNHEEANKHKVMGNAYVKQQKWDKAMACYGEAIKVFPYDAVFWANRALCHLKMDNLFSAESDCTSAIQRDEHYVKAYHRRATARIALKQYAEAIQDIKSLLSLEADNKEAKRMLAIAQKALDNSEPVLLKSTKTKDSKAQPEKPTITLKIVDVHKTKKSAEKFLNDNYLITEADNEENGNKVDRETPKHRDWLPNVGDDVEEIETIDKLPHQRSKKPVRPIHIVITEVPKPSMDSHECESEAKSPAKSPKEPPKGFSIQEMNLPPIPRTAVQFVLNWKANKSPEFRYHYLKQIPVESIPKLFQDSMEFDIFSEILKVLLTHFVPNKDSVFPYLNHLSEIKRFRTLTMFMSKKEKEDLEELLIYCRKTEDDLEAEIDALYSKYELWV
- the LOC135165537 gene encoding RNA polymerase II-associated protein 3 isoform X1, coding for MDIDKTIVIQKQVRENAETLHNEFLDLTNWEQQMKKVDMELKDVGPDSSQQALPPIRRKKTSRSKSKNKDTSSKSKRIKSYDYLAWENFDVDKACEEIDKENESEDSGEETLSKEELEKNHEEANKHKVMGNAYVKQQKWDKAMACYGEAIKVFPYDAVFWANRALCHLKMDNLFSAESDCTSAIQRDEHYVKAYHRRATARIALKQYAEAIQDIKSLLSLEADNKEAKRMLAIAQKALDNSEPVLLKSTKTKDSKAQPEKPTITLKIVDVHKTKKSAEKFLNDNYLITEADNEENGNKVDRETPKHRDWLPNVGDDVEEIETIDKLPHQRSKKPVRPIHIVITEVPKPSMDSHECESEAKSPAKSPKEPPKGFSIQEMNLPPIPRTAVQFVLNWKANKSPEFRYHYLKQIPVESIPKLFQDSMEFDIFSEILKVLLTHFVPNKDSVFPYLNHLSEIKRFRTLTMFMSKKEKEDLEELLIYCRKTEDDLEAEIDALYSKYELWV